One Nitrospirota bacterium DNA segment encodes these proteins:
- the ileS gene encoding isoleucine--tRNA ligase has protein sequence MNYKETLNLPQTQFPMKASLTQKEPDTLSFWETEKIYQELRRVNEGQPDYILHDGPPYANGHIHIGHALNKILKDIIIKFQSMEGYQAPYIPGWDCHGLPIEHQVLKELGSKKKELTTLEIRQRCRQYAEKYIHIQKEEFKRLGVLGDWDHPYLTMDFKYEAGILKELGKFIGKGGVYKGKKPVLWCMYCETALAEAEVEYHDETSPSVYVKFELIELPSSYEKKWEDPEIKRSLVIWTTTPWTLPANIALCLHPEYQYKEVETGGEIFILAEKRIESCMNAWGIADFKIRKGYYLGRDLEGATARHPFISRKSPLITGEHVTLDQGTGIVHTAPGHGQEDYEMGLKYNLDIYTPVNGKGEFTSEVPEYQGMKVFDANPAIIQKLREKGALIKEEPITHSYPHCWRCKNKVIFRATEQWFISMETGDLRKKALQWIDKVQWIPKWGRDRIYGMVEGRPDWCISRQRVWGVPIALFHCLDCKQVSLKEEWVEHVASLMEKEGADIWFSKSTEELLPQGATCEVCQSRKFGKEMDILDVWFDSGVSHATVLRKRDELKWPADLYLEGSDQHRGWFHSSLLTAVGIEGEPPYKAVLTHGFTVDGSGKKMSKSAGNVVAPQEIIRQYGAEILRLWVAAEDYRDDVRISSQIISQLSEAYRKIRNTCRFLLGNLYDFKMAENSVSPQDLTEIDRWALHRLNLLIKKVRKAYREYEFHGVFHSINNFCAVDMSSFYLDILKDRLYTFKKDSKERRAAQWVMSQVVVKLAQLMAPILSFTAEEIWVHLPGDLKKEKSVLLSRIPRENDSEMDQALSNRWDQLIQIRNEVAKSLENARARKEIGSSLEAAVRLGATGELYLFLKEVQKDLPMLFIVSQVDLSETMTDEIRETPQGRLAVGITRAAGIKCERCWNYSHRVGENRDYPELCERCAPVVSSIVSA, from the coding sequence ACCCTCTCCTTTTGGGAAACGGAAAAGATTTATCAGGAATTGCGCCGGGTTAACGAGGGTCAGCCGGATTATATTCTCCACGATGGACCTCCCTACGCAAACGGTCATATTCATATCGGCCACGCGTTGAACAAAATTCTAAAAGATATTATCATTAAATTTCAATCGATGGAGGGGTATCAAGCTCCCTATATACCAGGCTGGGACTGTCATGGTCTTCCCATTGAGCACCAGGTCCTCAAGGAGCTGGGGTCGAAGAAAAAAGAGCTGACCACTCTGGAAATCCGCCAGCGGTGTCGCCAATACGCTGAAAAGTATATTCATATTCAAAAAGAGGAATTCAAACGCCTGGGTGTTTTAGGAGACTGGGACCATCCCTATCTCACGATGGATTTCAAATATGAAGCCGGCATACTCAAAGAGCTTGGAAAATTTATCGGAAAAGGAGGCGTCTATAAAGGGAAGAAGCCGGTTCTCTGGTGTATGTATTGTGAAACCGCTCTCGCAGAGGCTGAAGTGGAGTACCACGACGAAACCTCCCCGTCCGTTTACGTCAAGTTTGAACTGATCGAACTCCCCTCCTCCTACGAAAAAAAATGGGAGGATCCGGAAATAAAAAGATCCCTCGTCATTTGGACCACGACGCCCTGGACTCTTCCGGCCAATATCGCGCTCTGTCTTCATCCGGAATACCAGTATAAGGAGGTTGAAACGGGGGGGGAAATATTTATCCTGGCTGAAAAGAGAATCGAATCTTGTATGAACGCCTGGGGTATCGCCGATTTTAAGATTCGGAAAGGATATTACCTCGGACGCGATCTTGAAGGCGCGACGGCCCGGCATCCCTTTATTTCCAGGAAGTCTCCCTTGATTACAGGTGAGCATGTGACGCTCGACCAGGGAACGGGTATCGTTCACACTGCGCCGGGGCATGGCCAGGAAGACTATGAGATGGGCCTGAAATATAATCTGGATATTTATACCCCCGTGAATGGAAAAGGAGAATTTACCTCCGAAGTTCCTGAATATCAGGGGATGAAAGTCTTCGATGCGAATCCTGCCATCATTCAAAAATTAAGAGAAAAGGGAGCTCTCATAAAAGAAGAGCCGATTACCCATTCCTATCCTCACTGCTGGAGATGCAAGAATAAAGTCATTTTCCGGGCGACAGAACAGTGGTTTATCTCAATGGAAACGGGTGACCTGAGAAAGAAAGCGCTGCAGTGGATTGACAAGGTCCAGTGGATTCCGAAATGGGGACGCGACCGTATCTATGGGATGGTGGAGGGGAGGCCCGACTGGTGCATTTCGAGACAGCGTGTCTGGGGAGTTCCCATTGCCCTTTTTCACTGTCTTGACTGCAAACAGGTCTCCTTAAAAGAGGAGTGGGTGGAACATGTTGCCTCGTTGATGGAAAAGGAGGGGGCAGACATCTGGTTTAGCAAATCGACAGAGGAACTTCTCCCACAGGGTGCCACCTGCGAGGTCTGTCAAAGCCGGAAATTTGGAAAAGAGATGGATATTCTCGACGTCTGGTTTGATTCGGGAGTCAGCCATGCCACGGTGCTTCGAAAACGTGACGAGTTAAAATGGCCGGCTGACCTTTATCTGGAGGGTAGCGATCAGCACCGGGGTTGGTTTCACAGCTCACTCTTGACCGCCGTCGGTATTGAAGGAGAACCGCCCTACAAAGCGGTCCTGACCCATGGCTTCACCGTGGACGGCTCGGGAAAGAAAATGTCGAAATCCGCAGGTAACGTTGTTGCCCCTCAGGAGATCATCCGGCAATACGGCGCTGAGATCCTGAGGTTATGGGTTGCCGCGGAGGATTACCGTGATGATGTCCGCATTTCGTCTCAGATTATCAGTCAATTATCTGAAGCGTATCGAAAAATCAGAAATACCTGCCGGTTCCTGCTGGGGAATCTCTATGATTTTAAAATGGCAGAGAACTCTGTTTCTCCGCAGGATTTGACGGAAATCGACCGGTGGGCGCTCCACCGGCTGAATCTATTGATCAAAAAAGTACGAAAAGCTTATCGAGAGTATGAATTTCATGGCGTCTTCCATTCCATTAATAATTTTTGCGCGGTAGATATGAGCTCATTTTATCTCGATATACTTAAAGACCGCCTCTATACTTTTAAAAAAGACTCGAAAGAAAGAAGAGCGGCTCAATGGGTGATGTCGCAAGTCGTCGTCAAACTGGCTCAGCTCATGGCCCCCATTCTCTCATTTACTGCAGAAGAAATCTGGGTTCACCTCCCCGGAGATCTGAAAAAGGAAAAATCGGTGCTGCTTTCCCGCATTCCAAGAGAAAATGACTCGGAAATGGATCAGGCCCTTTCGAACCGGTGGGATCAATTGATTCAGATCAGGAATGAAGTGGCGAAATCGCTCGAAAATGCAAGGGCGCGAAAGGAGATCGGTTCATCGCTTGAAGCGGCGGTTCGTCTTGGTGCGACAGGGGAACTCTATCTATTTCTCAAAGAGGTTCAGAAAGATCTCCCGATGTTATTTATTGTCTCCCAGGTCGACCTTTCTGAAACGATGACCGATGAAATCAGGGAGACGCCTCAGGGACGCCTGGCCGTTGGAATTACCCGGGCCGCCGGAATAAAATGTGAACGTTGCTGGAACTACAGTCACCGGGTCGGCGAAAACAGGGACTATCCGGAATTGTGCGAGCGGTGTGCCCCTGTCGTTTCCTCAATAGTGTCTGCTTAA